One genomic segment of Flavobacteriaceae bacterium includes these proteins:
- the atpG gene encoding ATP synthase F1 subunit gamma: MANLKEIRNRINSIGSTMQVTSAMKMVSAAKLKKAQDAITTMRPYSSKLTELLQNLSATLDSDAGGVYSKQRPISKVLLVVITSNRGLCGGFNSSVIKETIKNIEENYQAQEVDLLTIGKKGNDILSKTHTVIDNRNDVFDDLTFDHVAEIAEKIMALYVNGAYDKVEIVYNRFKNAATQISQIEQFLPIKPVENKTNINSDYIFEPSKEEIVLELIPKSLKTQLYKAVRDSFASEHGARMTAMHKATDNAKELRDDLLLTYNKARQAAITNEILEIVGGAEALNN; the protein is encoded by the coding sequence ATGGCAAACTTAAAAGAAATACGTAACAGAATTAACTCCATAGGTTCAACGATGCAGGTTACCAGTGCTATGAAAATGGTATCGGCCGCAAAGTTGAAAAAAGCTCAAGATGCTATCACGACAATGCGCCCTTACTCATCTAAGCTAACAGAATTGTTACAAAATTTAAGTGCAACGCTAGACAGTGATGCAGGCGGAGTTTATTCCAAACAACGACCGATTTCTAAAGTATTGTTGGTCGTGATTACGTCAAACAGAGGCTTATGTGGTGGATTTAATTCATCCGTAATTAAAGAAACCATTAAAAATATCGAAGAAAATTATCAAGCACAGGAAGTCGATTTGCTGACAATTGGCAAAAAAGGAAACGATATTTTATCAAAAACGCATACTGTTATTGACAACAGAAATGATGTTTTTGATGATTTAACGTTTGATCATGTTGCTGAAATTGCAGAAAAAATAATGGCCTTATATGTGAATGGAGCTTATGATAAAGTAGAAATTGTTTATAACAGGTTTAAAAATGCAGCAACCCAAATATCGCAGATAGAGCAGTTCTTGCCCATTAAACCCGTAGAAAATAAAACAAATATAAATTCAGATTATATCTTTGAGCCCTCCAAAGAAGAAATTGTATTGGAATTGATTCCCAAATCATTAAAAACCCAGTTATACAAAGCCGTCAGAGATAGTTTTGCTTCTGAGCACGGAGCTCGTATGACGGCGATGCACAAAGCAACGGACAATGCAAAAGAATTACGCGACGATTTATTACTAACCTATAATAAAGCACGTCAGGCAGCCATTACGAATGAAATTCTGGAAATTGTCGGCGGAGCAGAAGCACTGAATAATTAG
- a CDS encoding NTP transferase domain-containing protein, protein MSKTAILILAAGASERFGKPKQLLPYKETVLLNYIIEQLIPIKNAGIFVMIGAYVESVFQSIKNQPVTVIKNADWKKGMGDSLAKGVAYIAAKNDFHRVLVTLGDLPLITTQRYTQLIALATNSKKRIILTAYKNLSGVPAIFDKSLFHELSLLTGEKGAKSIVNKYQDEILMSTSEVPFFDVDTDETYKRLLDLESDS, encoded by the coding sequence ATGTCAAAAACCGCTATTTTAATTCTTGCTGCAGGTGCGTCCGAAAGGTTTGGAAAGCCCAAGCAACTACTGCCTTATAAAGAAACAGTACTTTTAAATTATATAATTGAGCAATTAATCCCTATCAAAAATGCCGGGATTTTTGTGATGATTGGTGCATATGTTGAGAGTGTTTTTCAATCTATTAAAAACCAACCTGTTACCGTCATAAAAAATGCTGATTGGAAAAAAGGAATGGGAGATTCTCTGGCTAAAGGGGTTGCATATATTGCTGCTAAAAACGATTTTCACAGGGTTTTAGTTACATTGGGAGATTTGCCTTTAATAACTACACAGCGGTATACACAACTCATAGCATTGGCCACTAATAGTAAAAAAAGAATCATCCTGACAGCTTATAAAAATCTTTCCGGCGTTCCTGCTATTTTTGATAAATCGTTATTCCATGAACTGTCTTTGTTAACAGGTGAGAAAGGAGCCAAATCCATAGTAAATAAATACCAAGATGAAATTTTAATGTCAACTTCTGAGGTGCCTTTCTTTGATGTTGATACTGATGAAACGTATAAAAGGTTATTAGATTTAGAATCAGATAGTTGA
- a CDS encoding DNA repair protein produces the protein MGKQNAISNTFGEVQLSYKKKLQIQFRCIKSSSDTSKVIRQILPISQINYREHFYALYLNNKNEVIGYHLISVGGITATMVDIRILLQGALLCNSVAILILHNHSSVDIQIAQALFLKVIVVAQQRIISKIDGRHIA, from the coding sequence ATGGGAAAACAAAATGCTATATCAAATACTTTTGGCGAAGTTCAACTAAGCTATAAAAAGAAATTACAAATTCAATTTCGCTGCATCAAATCTTCCAGTGACACATCCAAAGTCATTCGTCAGATTTTGCCAATATCACAAATCAATTACAGGGAACATTTTTATGCTCTTTACTTGAATAATAAAAATGAAGTTATCGGCTACCACCTTATAAGTGTTGGTGGAATCACTGCTACAATGGTTGACATTAGAATCTTATTACAAGGTGCTTTGCTTTGTAATTCAGTGGCAATTCTGATTCTCCACAACCACTCGTCAGTTGATATCCAAATAGCTCAGGCCCTGTTTCTGAAAGTCATTGTTGTAGCTCAACAAAGGATAATTTCTAAGATTGACGGGAGACATATTGCCTGA
- the atpE gene encoding ATP synthase F0 subunit C, whose translation MSLALLQEAAVSYGAFAAIGAGLAAIGGGIGVGKIGAAAMEAMARQPEMQGKLQGSAIVLIAFIEAVALFGVVVSFLVAK comes from the coding sequence ATGAGTTTAGCATTATTACAAGAAGCCGCAGTTAGCTATGGTGCTTTTGCAGCCATCGGAGCAGGTTTAGCTGCCATCGGTGGTGGAATTGGAGTAGGTAAAATTGGTGCAGCCGCTATGGAAGCAATGGCGCGCCAACCGGAAATGCAAGGAAAACTACAAGGTTCGGCAATCGTACTTATTGCCTTTATTGAGGCAGTAGCTCTTTTTGGAGTTGTAGTATCATTTCTTGTTGCAAAGTAA
- the atpH gene encoding ATP synthase F1 subunit delta, with the protein MKGTRAALRYAKAILNLAKDAKKESEVNDDMLLVALTISENNELDIMLKSPIVKAADKSNVLKALFAKKVNNITLGLFLLLEENKRLGILEMVANHYTIIYDHLKSIEIAKVTTAVPLTKNIEKEVLEKIVELTGNQASMENVVNPAILGGFVLRVGDIQYDASISNYLNELRKEFDHSDYIPKI; encoded by the coding sequence ATGAAAGGAACAAGAGCTGCATTGCGTTACGCAAAGGCAATTTTAAATCTGGCAAAAGATGCCAAAAAAGAATCTGAGGTTAATGATGATATGCTGTTAGTAGCATTGACCATCTCAGAAAACAATGAATTGGATATAATGCTAAAAAGCCCCATCGTTAAGGCAGCAGACAAAAGCAATGTCCTTAAAGCATTGTTTGCAAAAAAGGTAAACAATATTACGTTAGGGCTGTTTCTTCTACTGGAAGAAAACAAACGTTTGGGTATTTTAGAAATGGTGGCAAACCACTATACGATTATTTATGACCACCTAAAAAGTATTGAAATTGCTAAAGTTACCACAGCAGTTCCGCTAACTAAAAACATTGAAAAAGAAGTATTGGAAAAGATTGTTGAGTTAACAGGCAATCAGGCAAGTATGGAAAACGTAGTAAATCCGGCTATTTTAGGAGGCTTTGTACTACGCGTAGGAGATATACAATACGATGCAAGTATCTCCAATTATTTAAATGAATTAAGAAAGGAATTTGATCACAGCGATTATATTCCAAAAATTTAA
- a CDS encoding XshC-Cox1-family protein, with protein MLHELKEIIRTAQISGENNLKTVFVSVVALEGSSYRKPGVRMSIQENGKMTGAVSGGCIEKEILRQAQSVFKTAIPKLICYDGRYRLGCEGVLYILIEPFNPPVNFYDAFEKQWKSREPFDIKTKFSKQEVPRDKGYSTFVFSDDAYPVFNNFSDDPLLDEFHQTIAPGYKLFIVGCEHDAVALCTYAVNTGWEVTIVAPPDESKSIENFPGASAYLGIDEELFSKEKTDAQTAVVIMTHSFAKDLKYLGSLRDKNIPYLGLLGPAGRREKLITQLFEYYPDLDEPFIENIHGPAGINIGAETPQEIAISIMAEILAVMRNQKPLFLKDKPVGIHQ; from the coding sequence ATGTTGCACGAACTAAAAGAGATCATCCGTACTGCGCAAATTTCGGGAGAAAACAACCTGAAAACCGTTTTTGTTTCCGTAGTGGCTTTAGAAGGTTCTTCGTATAGAAAGCCCGGAGTGAGAATGAGTATTCAGGAAAATGGAAAAATGACCGGCGCGGTGAGTGGTGGCTGTATAGAAAAAGAAATTTTGCGACAGGCACAAAGTGTTTTTAAAACAGCTATTCCGAAGTTAATATGCTATGATGGCAGATATCGGTTAGGTTGTGAAGGAGTTTTGTATATTCTTATTGAACCTTTTAACCCTCCGGTTAATTTTTACGATGCTTTTGAAAAGCAATGGAAGTCCAGAGAGCCATTTGATATAAAAACCAAATTTTCCAAACAAGAGGTGCCCAGGGATAAAGGGTATTCTACTTTTGTATTTTCAGATGATGCTTATCCTGTTTTTAATAACTTTTCAGACGACCCTTTGTTAGATGAGTTTCATCAAACAATAGCTCCCGGATATAAATTGTTCATTGTAGGTTGTGAGCACGATGCAGTGGCTTTGTGTACATATGCGGTCAATACCGGTTGGGAGGTTACTATTGTGGCTCCGCCGGATGAGTCTAAGTCCATTGAAAACTTTCCGGGAGCCTCTGCTTATTTGGGCATTGATGAGGAGCTATTTTCCAAAGAAAAAACAGATGCTCAAACAGCGGTGGTAATTATGACACATAGTTTTGCCAAAGACCTGAAGTATCTGGGAAGTTTACGAGATAAAAACATTCCTTATTTGGGTTTATTAGGTCCTGCCGGTAGAAGAGAAAAGCTAATTACCCAATTATTTGAATATTATCCTGACTTGGATGAACCCTTTATAGAAAACATTCATGGCCCTGCCGGGATTAATATCGGTGCGGAAACACCACAGGAAATAGCCATTTCCATAATGGCCGAAATATTAGCGGTTATGAGAAATCAAAAACCGCTATTTTTAAAAGATAAACCTGTAGGAATCCACCAGTAA
- a CDS encoding F0F1 ATP synthase subunit B has protein sequence MDLITPEWGLIFWTGIAFLLLLFILKKFAWKPILNAVNEREESIKEALASAEAAKKEMQNLQADNEQLLKEARLERDALMKEAREIRDKIITEAKDEAKEVTAKLIQNAQTSIEQEKQAALSALKHQVAELSIGIAETVVKKELASKDDQLKLVEDLLQDVTLK, from the coding sequence ATGGATTTAATTACTCCGGAATGGGGACTTATCTTTTGGACGGGGATTGCGTTTTTACTCCTGCTTTTTATATTGAAAAAGTTTGCGTGGAAACCTATCTTAAATGCTGTAAATGAACGAGAAGAGAGCATAAAAGAAGCGTTGGCATCCGCAGAAGCAGCCAAAAAAGAAATGCAAAATTTACAAGCCGATAATGAACAGCTACTTAAAGAAGCAAGGCTGGAGAGAGATGCATTGATGAAAGAAGCCCGCGAAATAAGAGATAAAATAATTACCGAGGCAAAAGATGAAGCTAAAGAAGTTACAGCCAAGTTAATTCAAAATGCACAAACATCCATAGAACAGGAAAAACAAGCAGCTTTGTCGGCATTAAAACATCAGGTTGCCGAATTGTCCATAGGAATAGCAGAAACGGTTGTAAAGAAAGAACTAGCTTCCAAAGACGATCAACTAAAACTAGTTGAAGATTTATTACAGGATGTTACGCTAAAGTAA
- a CDS encoding F0F1 ATP synthase subunit alpha, giving the protein MAAIKPAEVSAILKQQLTNFEAKATLNEVGTVLQVGDGIARVYGLSNVQYGELVEFENGLEGIVLNLEEDNVGVVLLGASTAIKEGSTVKRTERIASLKAGEGVVGRVVDTLGNPIDGKGPIEGKTFEMPLERKAPGVIYREPVTEPLQTGIKSIDAMIPIGRGQRELIIGDRQTGKSTVALDTILNQKEFYDAGNPVYCIYVAIGQKASTVAAIASMLEERGALAYTTIVAANASDPAPMQVYAPFAGAAIGEYFRDTGRPALIIYDDLSKQAVAYREVSLLLRRPPGREAYPGDVFYLHSRLLERAAKVINDDAIASQMNDVPPSLQGQVKGGGSLTALPIIETQAGDVSAYIPTNVISITDGQIFLESDLFNSGVRPAINVGISVSRVGGSAQIKSMKKVAGTLKLDQAQYRELEAFAKFGSDLDAATMNVIEKGKRNVEILKQTQNDPYTVEDQVAIIYAGSKNLLKDVPVNKVKQFERDYIDYLNAKHRDALDTLKSGKLTDEVIATLESAAKEISGNY; this is encoded by the coding sequence ATGGCAGCAATCAAACCCGCTGAAGTATCAGCAATTTTAAAGCAACAATTAACCAATTTCGAGGCAAAAGCTACATTAAACGAAGTAGGAACCGTTTTACAGGTAGGAGACGGTATTGCCCGTGTATACGGATTATCAAATGTACAATACGGAGAGTTAGTGGAGTTTGAAAACGGACTAGAAGGAATTGTCTTAAACTTGGAAGAAGACAATGTCGGAGTAGTACTACTGGGGGCTTCTACTGCTATCAAAGAAGGGTCAACCGTAAAACGTACGGAAAGAATCGCATCTTTAAAAGCAGGAGAAGGAGTGGTAGGACGAGTGGTGGATACTTTAGGGAATCCCATTGACGGTAAAGGGCCTATTGAAGGAAAAACATTTGAAATGCCTCTGGAGCGCAAAGCACCGGGAGTTATCTATCGTGAACCGGTGACAGAGCCTTTACAAACCGGTATCAAATCTATTGATGCGATGATCCCAATAGGACGAGGGCAGCGTGAGCTGATTATCGGAGACCGTCAAACAGGAAAATCTACGGTTGCATTAGACACCATCTTAAACCAGAAAGAATTTTATGATGCCGGAAATCCCGTATACTGTATCTATGTGGCGATCGGGCAAAAAGCTTCTACAGTTGCAGCCATTGCAAGTATGCTGGAAGAAAGAGGAGCCCTCGCTTACACAACAATTGTTGCTGCCAATGCATCTGATCCTGCACCCATGCAAGTATACGCACCATTTGCCGGAGCTGCAATAGGGGAATACTTCAGAGATACGGGCAGACCCGCATTAATTATTTACGATGATCTGTCTAAACAAGCCGTTGCTTACCGTGAGGTATCGCTATTGTTAAGAAGACCTCCGGGACGTGAAGCATATCCTGGAGACGTATTCTACTTACACTCAAGGTTATTAGAACGTGCTGCCAAAGTAATTAATGATGATGCTATTGCCTCACAAATGAACGATGTCCCTCCCTCTTTACAAGGACAAGTAAAAGGAGGAGGATCTCTAACAGCATTGCCAATTATTGAAACACAGGCAGGAGACGTATCGGCATATATTCCAACCAATGTAATTTCAATTACCGATGGTCAGATTTTCTTAGAATCAGACTTGTTTAATTCAGGTGTTCGTCCGGCAATCAATGTGGGTATCTCAGTATCCCGTGTGGGAGGTTCTGCACAGATCAAATCAATGAAAAAAGTGGCAGGAACACTAAAATTAGATCAGGCGCAATACCGTGAACTCGAAGCATTTGCTAAATTCGGTTCCGATTTGGATGCCGCAACCATGAACGTAATTGAAAAAGGAAAACGCAATGTAGAGATCTTAAAACAAACACAAAACGACCCTTATACGGTAGAAGATCAGGTAGCCATCATTTATGCAGGGTCTAAAAACCTGTTAAAAGATGTTCCTGTAAATAAAGTAAAACAGTTTGAAAGAGATTATATTGATTATTTAAACGCAAAGCACAGAGACGCTTTAGATACACTAAAATCAGGGAAACTGACTGATGAGGTAATTGCAACACTGGAAAGTGCCGCAAAAGAAATTTCCGGTAATTACTAA
- the atpB gene encoding F0F1 ATP synthase subunit A, with protein sequence MLISIYKTLLVSFFLITPLSVFSTEKDRIQEKPFNTSELIFHHIKDSHGFHIAGHISMPLPVILWTDKGLVTFMSGEFHHDTEGKTVVTKKGLKFVNIHEKIYQLNEGATTVEFGQESRPLNATRPIDFSITKNVFSLFLSIIVMLLVFLTVAKSYKKSTTGLPTGIGKFMEPIILFIRDEVAIPNIGKKYNRYMPFLLTLFFFIWLNNIFGLIPFFPFSSNLSGNIAFTMTLAAVTFIITLFSSKKYYWKHMLWMPGLPIPMKLFLAPIEFMGMFIKPIALTIRLFANITAGHIIVLSLVSLTFIFQNYIVGAGSVLFVVFISIIEVLVVAIQAYIFTMLSALYFGQALEEVH encoded by the coding sequence ATGTTAATCAGTATATACAAGACACTTTTAGTAAGCTTTTTTTTGATAACTCCTCTCTCTGTATTTTCTACTGAAAAAGATAGGATTCAAGAAAAACCCTTTAATACTTCAGAACTTATTTTTCATCATATCAAAGACAGCCATGGCTTCCATATCGCAGGCCATATTTCCATGCCGTTACCTGTTATTTTATGGACGGACAAAGGATTAGTTACATTTATGTCCGGTGAATTTCACCATGATACGGAAGGAAAAACAGTAGTGACCAAAAAAGGATTGAAGTTTGTAAATATTCACGAAAAAATATATCAATTAAACGAAGGAGCAACAACCGTTGAATTTGGTCAGGAATCTCGTCCGTTAAACGCAACAAGGCCTATAGACTTCTCCATTACAAAAAATGTTTTTTCTTTGTTTTTGTCTATTATAGTAATGCTTCTGGTATTTCTCACAGTTGCAAAATCATATAAAAAATCAACTACCGGCTTACCAACGGGTATAGGGAAGTTTATGGAACCTATTATACTGTTTATAAGAGATGAGGTAGCCATCCCTAATATAGGTAAGAAATACAACAGATATATGCCGTTCTTACTAACGCTGTTTTTCTTTATTTGGTTGAACAATATATTTGGCTTGATTCCTTTTTTCCCTTTCAGCAGTAATTTAAGCGGAAATATAGCCTTTACCATGACACTTGCTGCCGTTACATTTATCATTACACTTTTCAGCAGTAAAAAATACTATTGGAAGCATATGCTTTGGATGCCGGGATTGCCAATACCCATGAAATTATTTTTAGCTCCTATAGAATTTATGGGAATGTTTATAAAACCAATAGCCTTAACCATACGTTTGTTTGCAAATATAACTGCAGGACACATCATTGTTTTAAGTCTGGTTTCATTGACGTTTATTTTTCAAAATTATATCGTCGGAGCAGGGTCTGTATTGTTTGTAGTATTTATCAGTATTATAGAAGTGCTGGTAGTAGCTATTCAGGCCTATATATTTACCATGTTGTCGGCACTGTATTTTGGGCAGGCATTAGAAGAAGTACATTAA